A genomic segment from Syngnathus scovelli strain Florida chromosome 3, RoL_Ssco_1.2, whole genome shotgun sequence encodes:
- the LOC125994479 gene encoding Rieske domain-containing protein isoform X1, with product MSCEEKTWQISSSPFLPPCPPPPASHFIGKRDDIIRRGRVTKLVNGCRDVLVVYHQGEFHAMDMRCYHAGGALEQGDIEEFNGRTCIVCPWHKYKITLAEGEGLYQAVDNPTVKPLRTHWRSKGVKQRVHKVTEVNEDIYVTLNDSKEAIESDYYQTDTYRTNLRIQKVH from the exons ATGTCCTGTGAGGAGAAGACTTGGCAGATCTCGTCTTCTCCTTTCCTTCCTCCATGTCCTCCCCCACCTGCCTCTCACTTCATCGGGAAACGTGACGACATCATCAGACGGGGCCGTGTGACCAAGCTGGTGAATGGATGCCGCGATGTGCTAGTTGTGTACCACCAGGGAGAGTTCCATGCCATGGATATGCGCTGTTATC ATGCAGGTGGTGCTTTAGAACAAGGAGACATCGAG GAGTTCAATGGGCGCACGTGCATCGTCTGTCCATGGCACAAGTACAAGATCACTCTGGCGGAAGGCGAGGGGCTGTACCAAGCTGTGGACAACCCCACTGTCAAACCTCTGAGAACTCACTGGCGCTCCAAGGGTGTCAAACAGAGGGTCCACAAAGTCACCGAAGTGAACGAGGACATATACGTCACACTGAATGACTCCAAAGAGGCCATTGAGTCTGATTACTACCAAACTGACACATACAGGACCAATTTACGCATCCAAAAAGTTCACTGA
- the LOC125994479 gene encoding Rieske domain-containing protein isoform X2: MSCEEKTWQISSSPFLPPCPPPPASHFIGKRDDIIRRGRVTKLVNGCRDVLVVYHQGEFHAMDMRCYRGALEQGDIEEFNGRTCIVCPWHKYKITLAEGEGLYQAVDNPTVKPLRTHWRSKGVKQRVHKVTEVNEDIYVTLNDSKEAIESDYYQTDTYRTNLRIQKVH; the protein is encoded by the exons ATGTCCTGTGAGGAGAAGACTTGGCAGATCTCGTCTTCTCCTTTCCTTCCTCCATGTCCTCCCCCACCTGCCTCTCACTTCATCGGGAAACGTGACGACATCATCAGACGGGGCCGTGTGACCAAGCTGGTGAATGGATGCCGCGATGTGCTAGTTGTGTACCACCAGGGAGAGTTCCATGCCATGGATATGCGCTGTTATC GTGGTGCTTTAGAACAAGGAGACATCGAG GAGTTCAATGGGCGCACGTGCATCGTCTGTCCATGGCACAAGTACAAGATCACTCTGGCGGAAGGCGAGGGGCTGTACCAAGCTGTGGACAACCCCACTGTCAAACCTCTGAGAACTCACTGGCGCTCCAAGGGTGTCAAACAGAGGGTCCACAAAGTCACCGAAGTGAACGAGGACATATACGTCACACTGAATGACTCCAAAGAGGCCATTGAGTCTGATTACTACCAAACTGACACATACAGGACCAATTTACGCATCCAAAAAGTTCACTGA